In Kogia breviceps isolate mKogBre1 chromosome 7, mKogBre1 haplotype 1, whole genome shotgun sequence, a single window of DNA contains:
- the LOC131759290 gene encoding V(D)J recombination-activating protein 1 isoform X3, whose protein sequence is MLLILQSVHEPTGPSEGYLQLEELVKQVVSPFLGISEDRGVSGPTYTLGTSASMAVSLPPTLGLSSAPDEIQHPHTKFSEWKFKLFRVRSFEKAPENAQAEKQGSSEGKASLEQSPAVLDKAGGQAPALTQLALKPHPKFLKKSHDDRKAREKAVHQANLRRLCRICGNPFKADGHNRRYPVHGPVDGKTQVLLRKKEKKATSWPDLIAKVFRIDVKADVDSIHPTEFCHSCWSFMHRKFSGAPCGAYSPRNATTEWSSHTASCGICHVARQGLKRKGHRPSAQLSKKLRTGSDRAREVRRRERRAQARISSKELMKKIANCSKIHLSTRLLAVDFPAHFVKSISCQICEHVLADPVESSCKHVFCRICILRCLKVMGSYCPSCRYPCFSSDLESPVRSFLSILNTLMVKCPAKECNEEVSLEKYNHHVSSHKESSETLVHINKGGRPRQHLLSLTRRAQKHRLRELKLQVKAFADKEEGGDVKSVCLTLFLLALRARNEHRQADELEAVMQGRGSGLQPAVCLAIRVNTFLSCSQYHKMYRTVKAVTGRRIFQPLHALRSAEKALLPGYHPFEWEPPLQNVSSRTDVGIIDGLSGLSSAVDDYPVDAVAKRFRYDSALVSALMDMEEDILAGMRERGLDDYLSGPFTVVVKESCDGMGDVGEKHGGGPALPEKAVRFSFTVMHITVAHGSRDVTVFEEARPNSELCCKPLCLMLADESDHETLTAILSPVVAEREAMKRGKLRLELGGVLRTFTFVFRGTGYDEKLVREVEGLEAAGSVYVCTLCDATRLEASQNLVYHCITRSHADNLQRYEVWRSNPYHETAEELRRRVKGVSAKAFIETVPSIDALHCDIGNAAEFYKLFQLEIGEAHRKPGASKEERRRWQAALDKHLREKRKLKPVMRMNGNFARKLMTKETVAAVCELIPSEERREGLRELVDLYLKMKPVWRASCPAKECPASLRQYSFNSQRFAELLCTTFRYRYEGKITNYFHKTLAHVPEIIERDGSIGAWASEGNESGNKLFRRFRKMNARQSKCYEMEDVLKHHWLYTSKYLQRFMNAHNASKTSGPTVNSQGGLGDALDPEDSPESQDSMEF, encoded by the coding sequence gTACCTCAGCCAGCATGGCTGTCTCTTTGCCACCCACCCTGGGACTCAGTTCCGCCCCAGATGAAATCCAGCACCCACATACTAAATTTTCAGAATGGAAATTTAAGCTATTCAGGGTGAGATCCTTTGAAAAGGCACCTGAAAATGCTCAAGCGGAAAAGCAAGGTTCCTCCGAGGGGAAAGCCTCTCTAGAACAATCTCCGGCCGTCCTGGACAAGGCTGGTGGTCAGGCACCAGCCCTGACTCAACTGGCATTGAAGCCCCACCCAAAGTTTCTGAAGAAATCCCACGATGACaggaaagcaagagagaaagcCGTGCACCAAGCCAACCTGCGACGTCTCTGCCGCATCTGCGGGAACCCTTTCAAAGCTGATGGGCACAACAGGAGATACCCAGTCCACGGGCCTGTGGATGGTAAGACCCAAGTCCTTTTacgaaagaaggagaagaaggccACGTCCTGGCCAGACCTCATTGCCAAGGTTTTCCGGATCGACGTGAAGGCCGACGTGGACTCGATTCATCCCACCGAGTTCTGCCATAGCTGCTGGAGCTTCATGCACAGGAAGTTTAGCGGCGCCCCATGTGGGGCTTACTCCCCAAGGAATGCGACCACGGAATGGTCCTCCCACACAGCGTCCTGTGGCATCTGCCACGTCGCCCGTCAGGGACTCAAGAGGAAGGGTCATCGGCCAAGCGCACAGCTCAGCAAAAAACTCAGAACTGGGAGTGACCGAGCTCGAGAGGTCCGTCGGCGCGAGAGGCGAGCTCAGGCCAGGATCAGCAGCAAGGAACTGATGAAGAAGATCGCCAACTGCAGTAAGATACATCTCAGTACCCGGCTCCTGGCGGTGGACTTCCCGGCGCACTTTGTGAAATCCATCTCCTGCCAGATTTGTGAACACGTTCTGGCGGACCCTGTAGAGAGCAGCTGCAAGCACGTCTTTTGCAGGATCTGCATTCTCAGATGCCTCAAAGTCATGGGAAGCTATTGTCCTTCTTGCCGGTACCCCTGCTTCTCTAGTGACCTGGAGAGCCCGGTGAGGTCTTTTCTGAGCATCTTGAATACCCTCATGGTGAAATGTCCAGCCAAAGAGTGCAATGAGGAGGTCAGCTTGGAAAAATATAATCACCACGTCTCGAGCCACAAGGAATCGAGTGAGACTCTCGTGCATATTAATAAAGGGGGCCGGCCCCGCCAGCATCTCCTGTCCCTGACCCGGAGGGCTCAGAAGCACCGTCTGAGGGAGCTCAAGCTGCAAGTCAAGGCTTTCGCTGACAAAGAGGAAGGTGGGGACGTGAAGTCGGTGTGCCTGACCTTGTTCCTGCTGGCTCTGAGGGCAAGGAACGAGCACAGGCAGGCCGACGAGCTGGAGGCCGTCATGCAGGGACGCGGCTCGGGCCTGCAGCCGGCGGTCTGCTTGGCCATCCGTGTGAACACCTTCCTCAGCTGCAGCCAGTACCACAAGATGTACAGGACTGTGAAGGCCGTCACGGGGAGGCGGATTTTCCAGCCTCTGCACGCCCTCCGGAGTGCCGAGAAGGCCCTTCTGCCGGGCTACCACCCCTTCGAGTGGGAGCCGCCGCTGCAGAACGTGTCTTCCCGCACCGACGTGGGCATCATCGACGGGCTGTCCGGGCTGTCCTCGGCTGTGGACGATTACCCGGTGGACGCCGTGGCCAAGCGCTTCCGCTATGATTCAGCTTTGGTGTCCGCTCTGATGGACATGGAGGAGGACATCCTGGCGGGCATGAGGGAGCGAGGCCTTGACGACTACCTGAGCGGCCCGTTCACCGTCGTGGTCAAGGAGTCTTGCGATGGCATGGGAGACGTGGGCGAGAAGCACGGCGGGGGGCCGGCCCTGCCCGAAAAGGCGGTTCGGTTTTCCTTCACCGTCATGCACATCACCGTCGCTCACGGCTCACGGGACGTGACGGTGTTCGAGGAAGCCAGGCCTAACTCCGAGCTCTGCTGCAAGCCCCTGTGCCTCATGCTGGCGGATGAGTCCGACCACGAGACGCTGACGGCCATCCTGAGCCCGGTCGTCGCCGAGAGGGAGGCCATGAAGAGGGGCAAATTAAGGCTTGAGTTGGGAGGCGTCCTCCGGACGTTCACGTTCGTGTTCAGGGGCACCGGCTACGATGAGAAGCTTGTGCGGGAAGTGGAAGGCCTCGAGGCTGCGGGCTCGGTGTACGTGTGCACCCTTTGCGACGCCACCCGCCTGGAAGCCTCGCAGAACCTCGTCTACCACTGCATCACCCGGAGCCACGCCGACAATCTGCAGCGCTACGAGGTCTGGCGCTCCAACCCGTACCACGAGACGGCGGAGGAGCTGCGGCGCCGGGTGAAGGGGGTCTCGGCCAAAGCCTTCATCGAGACGGTCCCTTCCATAGACGCGCTGCACTGCGACATCGGCAACGCAGCCGAGTTCTACAAGCTTTTCCAGCTGGAGATCGGGGAGGCGCACAGGAAGCCCGGCGCCTCcaaagaagagaggaggaggtggCAGGCGGCCCTGGACAAGCACCTCCGCGAGAAGAGGAAGCTGAAGCCCGTCATGAGGATGAACGGCAACTTCGCCCGGAAGCTCATGACCAAGGAGACGGTGGCCGCGGTTTGCGAGTTAATTCCCTCCGAGGAGAGGCGCGAAGGCCTCCGGGAGCTCGTGGACCTTTACCTGAAGATGAAACCCGTGTGGCGCGCGTCGTGCCCCGCCAAGGAGTGCCCTGCATCCCTCCGCCAGTACAGCTTCAACTCACAGCGTTTTGCCGAGCTCCTCTGCACTACGTTCAGGTACAGATACGAGGGCAAAATCACCAACTACTTTCACAAGACCCTGGCTCACGTGCCCGAAATTATCGAGAGGGACGGCTCCATTGGTGCCTGGGCGAGCGAGGGAAACGAGTCCGGGAACAAACTGTTCAGGCGCTTCCGGAAGATGAACGCCAGGCAGTCCAAGTGCTACGAGATGGAAGACGTCTTGAAACATCACTGGTTGTACACCTCCAAATACCTGCAGAGGTTTATGAATGCTCACAACGCATCCAAAACTTCAGGGCCTACCGTAAACTCCCAGGGAGGCTTAGGGGACGCGTTAGACCCAGAGGACTCTCCAGAATCGCAAGATTCAATGGAATTTTAA
- the RAG2 gene encoding V(D)J recombination-activating protein 2, whose translation MSLQMVTVGNNIALIQPGFSLMNFDGQVFFFGQKGWPKRSCPTGVFHFDVKHNHVKLKPAVFSNDSCYLPPLRYPATCTFKGNLESEKHQYIIHGGKTPNNELSDKIYIMSVFCKNNKKVTFRCTEKDLVGDVPEGRYGHSIDVVYSRGKSVGVLFGGRSYIPSAQRTTEKWNSVADCLPHVFLVDFEFGCSTSYILPELQDGLSFHVSIARNDTIYILGGHSLANNIRPASLYRIRVDLPLGSPAVNCTVMPGGISVSSAILTQISNDEFVIIGGYQLENQKRMVCNVISFEDNKMEIREMETPDWTPDIKHSKIWFGSNMGNGTIFLGIPGDNKQVVSEAFYFYMLKYAEDDVNEDQKTLTNSQTPTEDPGDSTPFEDSEEFCVSAEANSFDGDDEFDTYNEDDEEDESETGYWITCCPTCDVDINTWVPFYSTELNKPAMIYCSHGDGHWVHAQCMDLAESTLIHLSEGSNKYYCNEHVETARALQTPKRVLPLKKPPLKSLHKKRSGKIITPAKKSFLRRLFD comes from the coding sequence ATGTCACTACAAATGGTAACAGTCGGTAATAACATAGCCTTAATTCAACCAGGCTTCTCATTAATGAATTTTGATGGGCAAGTTTTCTTCTTTGGCCAAAAAGGCTGGCCCAAAAGGTCCTGCCCCACTGGAGTTTTCCATTTTGATGTAAAGCATAACCATGTTAAACTGAAGCCTGCAGTTTTCTCTAATGATTCCTGCTACCTTCCTCCTCTTCGTTACCCAGCCACTTGCACATTCAAAGGCAACCTAGAGTCTGAAAAGCATCAGTACATCATCCATGGAGGGAAAACACCAAACAATGAGCTTTCAGATAAGATTTATATCATGTCTGTTTTTtgcaagaacaacaaaaaagttacTTTTCGCTGCACAGAGAAAGACTTGGTAGGAGATGTTCCTGAAGGCAGGTATGGTCATTCCATTGATGTGGTGTATAGTCGCGGAAAAAGTGTGGGTGTTCTCTTTGGAGGACGGTCATACATACCTTCCGCCCAAAGAACCACAGAAAAATGGAACAGTGTAGCTGACTGCCTGCCCCATGTTTTCTTGGTGGATTTTGAATTTGGGTGCTCTACGTCATACATTCTTCCAGAACTTCAGGATGGGCTATCTTTTCACGTCTCCATTGCCAgaaatgataccatttatattttAGGAGGCCATTCACTTGCCAATAACATCCGCCCTGCCAGTCTATACAGAATAAGGGTTGATCTCCCTCTGGGTAGCCCAGCTGTGAACTGCACAGTCATGCCAGGAGGAATCTCTGTCTCCAGTGCAATCCTGACTCAAATAAGCAATGATGAATTTGTTATCATCGGTGGCTATCAGcttgaaaatcagaaaagaatggTCTGCAACGTCATCTCTTTCGAGGACAACAAGATGGAAATTCGTGAGATGGAAACCCCAGATTGGACCCCAGATATTAAGCACAGCAAGATATGGTTCGGAAGCAACATGGGAAATGGAACTATTTTCCTCGGCATACCAGGAGACAATAAACAGGTTGTTTCAGAAGCATTCTATTTCTATATGTTGAAATATGCTGAAGACGATGTGAATGAAGATCAGAAAACATTGACAAATAGTCAGACACCAACAGAAGACCCAGGGGACTCCACTCCCTTTGAAGACTCAGAAGAATTTTGTGTCAGTGCAGAAGCAAATAgttttgatggtgatgatgaattTGACACCTATAATGAAGATGATGAGGAAGATGAGTCTGAAACGGGCTATTGGATTACATGCTGCCCTACTTGTGATGTGGATATCAACACTTGGGTACCATTTTATTCAACTGAGCTCAACAAACCTGCCATGATTTACTGCTCTCATGGAGATGGGCATTGGGTCCATGCCCAGTGTATGGATCTGGCAGAAAGCACACTCATCCATCTGTCAGAAGGAAGCAACAAATATTACTGCAATGAGCATGTGGAGACAGCAAGAGCACTGCAAACCCCCAAAAGAGTTCTACCCTTAAAAAAGCCTCCACTGAAATCCCTCCACAAAAAGCGTTCTGGGAAAATTATTACTCCTGCCAAGAAATCCTTTCTTAGAAGGTTGTTTGATTAG